The DNA window CTGAGCTCACTTACAGCACTGTGAATGCATGGCACGAGGTACTCGCTTGGTCATGGGCCCCTTTCGGCCTTATGCATGCATGAGCTCCACCTAAGTAATACCAGAATTATTCCTGCATCACAGCtatgtccattgggtcagccACAGGCGGAGAGAATAAACAAACCAATTTATTATTATTGGCTGAATTTATACCTGAAACAAGTGCAGATTTCTCTGTAAGCTCAGCTGAAATAAATGACCTAGTTTGGAGGCTGAAGGGGCTTTCCTTTCTCACTCAAGCCAATCCCAAATTCGACGATCTTACCTCTTTCCTGGAAGTTAGGTATGAATAAAGAGGGGAGCTAAAATTAACCATGGGTCAAAGttgtgtgagagagaaagggacTTTGTTCATGTGtccatggaaagaggaaggagggcaAGATGTTTAGTTCTAACCCATGAGCACAGGCTCAAGGCCAAATTAATTTTACGgtcatataggaaaaaaaaaaaaggaagaataaactGCCAAAAGGAGAATCATTCTAATATACATGACCTCTTCACACACAGTGATCCTTCCCACTTGTGAGTGTTATGCTATCTGACTCAAAATGATGGCATCCATAAGTCTTGGAAATGGACAAAGCAAAAGGTGGGAGGCTTTCTTGTTCCTCCTCCTTCAACACCGTATTACAGAAGGATAGGGACTAACTACACCGTATGATATAAAGGCCATTTACATCACACTTCTCAGTATATTTTTTAGATGGATGTTAGTGagtctacagttttttttttttaatcttgtattGAAGATGAATACTTGTGCATTCTAAACTCTATTAAGAAAGTCATAATCTTCACAAAGGGTCATGCAAGAGCATTGTAGGAGCATTAAAACAGAAAGTGAGTGATGTGGGATCAGTATTAATCCTACTCACTAACAGGAAaggcattttaattttctgagagtCAGTTTTCTGATCTATAAAAAGTAGATTATAATATATACTTCCTAGGTCTGCTCTAATGTTCAAGTAAGGTGACATTTTTAAACAGAAGCACATAAGTACATATTGAACAGTTAACACATTTTAAACTGATTCACATGAGAGGttatcagtttattttctttttgtgagaCAACTTGGTAGGCTGGAAGTCTGGGATGAACAATGGGACTAAAGAAAAGATGACTTGATGGCCAAATTATATTTGCTTTGGTCTCTGGGGCTTCataggtgacactagtggtaaagaacccgctggTCAGTTTAGGagactttgattcctgggttgagaagatcccctggaggaggaaatgacaaccatgccagtattcttgtctggagaatcccacggacagaggagcctggtgtgctacagtccacgccATCACAAAGAtttgcacatgactgaagtgacttggcatgcactaGGATCTTCAGGCCCCTCCTTCAGGAAGTTTCAAGCTTCAGAGAAATGCAGTAGGCTTGCATTCTTAGCAGACAAGTTCAGCATCCCACATTAAACCAGGGCTTGTGAATAAAACATTCTAGTTTCTACCCTCTTCCTGCAGTCTCTGAGAGCATATAACATTGATGAGGAATCTTGTgcaagaaaataataagaaatggaATGATTCTGTCAGAAGACCTTTATTTACAAGTCAATCTTGGAAACAATATATAAAGCAAGGAGGCAGCTTTCTCCAAGGAGCTCACTTATGTAAGAACATATGTAAAATGTTCAACTCAAAATCTGGCCTGAAGTGCACATGAAGATCCCCAAGCTTCATGAGACAGATGGTGTTTACTCTTTACACAGACTTTTCTATTTAATGAGATGGTTAAACTTAGCCTGCTTTTCTTGCTCAGTCTGTGTGATTTTAGGTCTTCTCTTTAACCAATGTCCTTGTGAATACCTTTAAGGAATTCTAACTAAATTCAGATTTGTACTGgtgcataaaaaaataaattaaaaacagctCTCAATACATTAGAAACATAGAAATGGTTAACTTTTTgcataatttacttatttgaacATTAATTGGCCATCACTTATGCACCAAAAATTGTAACTTTACAAATGCCgtctcatttaaaaattgtgtcGTAAGCTAAGCCAAAGATATTGCGGGGTGTTTGTTCCTTATAAAGACTGAATATTATTTGATGATTTTGTCTACTCACTCTgctttataaatacaaataatgttTCCATCTATAGGTTAATATTTACTggagaatagaataaaaaattaagatttgaaaaaatgataaaatgataaaaactgtGATCTGACTATACTAATAGCCAGAAAAGGGGGCAATAAAGAGAAGGATCTTTCTGGGTTGCTAAACCAGAGAGTTAACATTGTACAGTGTTTTGTACACTTACAATCTGGCTGAGATTGGGTAATAGTGTTTGCAAGAGTATGGAATTCTGATTCTATATGTATTTTCCTACAGTAGCCATCCAGTATTTTTCTGTCAATCAAAAGGACTTCAGTAGGCAATAATTTATGTGACCATGAcaagatactattttttttttaatttttatatttggaaataacTGAGAAATATCTATGTTCTTGAACACTGCTCATTACTTGATCAGTTTTACTCAGGAAGTTTTTCCCCACATacttaaaaatgcagaatctaGATTAATGTCATGATAAACAAATTGTTCTTCCCACAACTCTTTGAAGAGCTGATTTGAACTCTTTATTTCTCAAACTGTAAATCATAGGATTGAACAATGGAGTTAGGATTGTGTAGGATACTGATATGAGAACATCCTGGCTAGAGGAATAGTAGGATTTAAGCCTTAAGTAGATAAAGGAGGCACAGCCATAGTGGACAATGACAATAATGAGGTGAGAAGCACAGGTGGAAAAAGCTTTGTACCTGCCTAATGTGGAAGGAAATTGGAGTATGGCAGAGATGATGAGAATATAAGATACCAAAATCAACAGCAGGGGGATAACCAGGACCAATGCGCAGAGCATGATAATGACCATCTGACTAAAGTGGGTATGGTAAGATGCTACCTTCAGAACAGGAGAGATGTCACAGAAGAAGTGGTGTAGTTGGTTGGAGGAGTGAAAGGGCAGGTTAAATACCAAGGATGTGATGATCTGTGCAACAATAAAGCCACAGGCACAGGCAGCAGCCACAAGTCCTGCACACACCCCGAAACCCATGAGCACTGTGTAGCGCAGAGGGTCACAGATGGCCACGTAGCGATCATAACCCATGGCTGCCAGCAGGAAGGAGTGAGAGCAGcctagaaagaggaaggagaacaTCTGGATGGCACAGCCCAGAAAGGAGATGGCCTTCTTCTGGGCCAACAGGTCAACCAGCATCTTGGGTACAATGACGAAGGTATAACAAGTCTCAAAACAGGAGAGTACAgcaaggaagaagtacatgggggtacGGAGGGCTCTGTCCAGCACAATGGTGGAAACGATGATGGCATTGGTGCCCAGGGTGAACAGGTAGACCAGCAGGAAGACAGCAAAGAGCAGCGGCTGTAGCCCAGCCAGAGAGGAGAAGCCAAGGAAGACAAACTCTGTCACCAAGGTCTCATTGACACACTCCATGGAAGACACATCATCAGGAGACAATCTGAGAGAGAAGACAGTGCCAAGAAAAAtccctgaaaaataaaagaatcccaAGAAACTGATGATCATAGAACATGTATTCTCAGGTTTTGAGTGTACTCATTATTCTCCTTCCTGGTTTTTGTAAGACATAAAGAAGCATCTAAAATTATTCAAAGCTTGCATCCAACTTTGAGTTTCCCCAAAATTTTTAACATCATAGGAAAACTTTCTTGACACTTCTTTTATACAGATGTATAAAGGTTTCAGGAAACCCAGTGACACCTCCTGATTTCTGGAGAAAAGTGCTGTGCTGTCCCTGATGTTTTCTGCTTGTATAGTTATACCGCCCCATCTCCCCAACTCAAACCTTATGAAATGCACAcatcttttcttcctccatttaTTCCGATTCTTTGTTCAGTGCCTAACACAATGATTTTTACTGCTTAGAAGGTACATTTATTACTAAATAATTACTATTATCTTTCTAATTCCTGGATCCTCAATTCTCAGGActatgaatcagttcagttcagttcagttgctcagtcatgtccaactctttgtgacctcatgaatcgcagcacgccagtcctccctgtctatcaccaactcccggagtttactcaaactcatgtccatctagtcggtgatgctattcaaccatttcatcctctgtcatccccttctcctcctgcccccaatccctcccagcatcagggtcttttccaatgagtcaactcttcgcatgaggtggccaaagtattggagtttcagcttcagcatcagttcttccaatgaacacccaggactgatctcttttaggatggactggttggatctccttgcagtccaagggactctcaagagtcttctccaacgccacagttcaaaagcatcaattctttggcactcagctttcttcacagtccaactttcacatccatacatgacccctggaaaaaccatagccttgactagacagacctttgttggcaaagtaatatctctgctttttaatatgctatctagtttggtcataagtttcctttcagggagtaagggtcttttaatttcatggctgcaatcaccatctgcatacatttatacaaatataatcTTAAATTTTATCCTTGCAAACACATGTAAAATTGAGTACTGtaggaataaaatgaattttgaatttaGATTGATATGAGCTTTAATCCTGATTCTGGCATGTTCTTGTGGTAAGATCATAAATTTTCTAAGTCCCACTTTCTCATTTGTGTGATGAGAAAAGAAATTCTTGCCTCCCAGGGTTATATAGAAAATTAATTGGAATCATGTATTAAAAAAGAGGCATCCAATACATAGTGCTTAATAAATAACTCCATCTAatcacttttttgttgttcttcagtaattagaaatattttcatcaaGGATAAAATGAGCATTTATTTAACTCATGGCAAGTTGTTGTAGCTGCTTTTCTGTACTTTTTCAGGGGTGCAGAGGGGATTTAAGAGAGATTGCCATTCCTCTGAGTTCTCCAAGCTTGAGTAAAAGTAACTTGGTCTTACTGGAGTCCCGTTCTGCACTGGAAGGGAGGCAAGGTGACTGATCTTGAAGTTCCAAGCAAATTCTTTGGTATTTGGTTCTCTGTAGTCTGAATCACACAGGCAGGTTATCTATACCTTGCAGAGAGCATAGGAGGTTTCCCAAAGTTCCTATTTTGGAGGGTGGGGTATATAGGATAAATTTAGAAGACAAAATTGTATTGCATAGTCAGACTTAGTCACATATGAATAACAATTTAGAAGTTTCTCATTGTGGATACTCTATAAATCAATAATGCATACATTATGCATGTTTTAGCCTACATATTTAGAAATCAAAATCagctctttgaaaatgaaaacatgaaactgttagtctctcagttgtgtctaactcttcaagaccttatggactgtagcccaccaggaatctctgtccatggcattctccaggcaggaatgctggagtgggtaaccattcccttcttcaggggatcttcccaacctagagactgaacccaggtcttctgcattgcagacagattctttaccatctgagacaccagggaagacctttatTGAGTTCTTAAAATTAgagatgaagcacaggctggaatcaagattcctaggagaaatatcaataacctcagatatgcagatgacaccacccttatgacagcaaagaagaactaaagagcctcttgatgaaagtgaaagaggagagtgacaaagttggcttaaaactcaacattcagataacgaagatcaaggcatctggtcccatcactttatggcaaatagatggggaaacagtggaaacagtgacacaatttattttggggggctccaaaatcactgcagatgatgactgcagtcatgaaattaaaagatgcttgctccttggaagaaaagttatgaccaacctagacagcttattaaaaaacagagacattactttgccaacaaaggtccatatagtcaaagctatggtttttctagtagtcacgaatggatgtgagagttgaaatataaagaaatctgagtcctgaaaaattgatgcttttgaactgtggtgttagagaagacgcttgagagtctcttggacagcaaggagatccaaccagtccaccctaaaggaaatcagtcctgaatattcattggaaggactgatgttgaagctgaaactccaatactttggccacttgatgcgaagtactgactcatttgaaaagaccctgatgtgggaaagattgaagactggaggagaaggggatgacagaggatgagatgattggatgacatcactgactcaatggacatgagtttgagtaaacgggagttggtgatggacaaggaggcctggtgttctgcagtccatggggttgcaaagagtcagacatgactgagtgactgaactgaactgaactgaaagattagAGTAGATTACTTAATAATAtccatattttatgattttataatttttactatattttaagcattaaagttataaatatgaataaaataatttttactttctcatgGAAGAGATAATAAAATAGCCATATTGTAAGACATACTATCATAAATATCATCAAGGAAAAAGCGAAATATCTTGgaaatcttgagaaaaaacaaGCAACTTCATGGAAATCTTTGAAGAGCAAATGGCATTTGAATATTTCctataaatattttgataaaaatatggACTGAGTGTCAGTGTCACTCTTTATGTAAACCTTGTGATATAGCTGACTAATTTTCCTTAATGTTGATTAGCACCTCAGAATTGAACAAATACCTGTCATTTTGTTGTCAAGCGTAGAGATACATCCTTTTTACAAAGGAAATATCTAAATTTACACAGTTCTGTGAACTGAGAGacacttctttcttctctttttctttcttttctttcttcaccaAAACTGTCACATTGAGGTCACaaactcaaaaacaaagaaaaaaccctTTTCAGTTAACTTCTTTGGGGATCATCATCCCAAATATTAGTCCATCTGTATTGCTTTTAACatttccaggaagaaaaaataGGATATGATTTTGGTATCAGCTTGTCAACCAAAATTTAAATCCATTATATAGAAATGTAACATGAACTATCATTTATCACATGTTTTTCCTAATGCAGAAAAGGTGAAAATACCATTATATTTGGTCTCTCATTTGGTCCTCATCATGATCTCATGAGGTAGGTATTACTTTTGACTTCTTCCCTATAACAGAGAATAATTTGAGAATCAAAGTGTTTGGAGGCTCCTTTCAAATTCACACAGCTAGTGGAACAAGCACCAGACTATGAATATTCTGACTGGCATAggagaaaagtgtgtgtgtgtgtgtgtgtgtgtgtgcgcatgcacacgCGTGTGTATtggtgagaaaggaagaaatagtatTCTGTCACCTCCTTACATAGTATAGTATTTTAACAAaaggattcttccctagagaaggaaatggcaactcactcctgtatccttgcctgggaaattccatggacagagagcctggtgacCTGAagtttatggggtctcaaagagttggccacgactgagcacatcTGCACATACTGTGATCTAAAGTAGTTGTTTCCTTTCTGTATTCCTACCAGAAGAGTTTGGGACTTCCAGTTCTTCCATATCCTTACTAATATGTTTagtctttttaaacttttgatgtttttaaaaagaaaaaaaaaaaaagaaaggaaaaaaaaggattctTGCTACAGTTTTGTTACAGGCTCAAGTCCCAACCCCACTGTGTGTTAGCTATAGGACTTCAATATGTCTGAAGTATTTTCCTCTCCCTTATAATAGGGTTCATTCTGATACAAGCTAACTTAATTTTCAAGGTTTGTTCAAAATGAATAAGAGAATATCATTGCAAAGcttaaatattacataaatattagTTCTGTAATTGTAATTTAGAGTTGAGAAGGGGACAGTTTTGAGAATATTTCTCTCATATTGCTTGGTATACTCCATTGATTTCAGGAAGGGTATATAAGATAAAGATGATTTCCATTCCTAGGACTGAGGAAGGCATATTGCATTTTTGTCCTTGTTTCTTCCTCAAGAGGATCTCCAGAAAACTGGGGTCATAAATGTTATGTATAGCTGTGACaaagtgaaaatgtttaattgctcattcatgtctgattctttgtgacccaatggactgtggctcttcaggctcctgtgtccatggaattctccaggcaagaatactggagtgggctgccatttcctcctccaggggaccttcttgacccagggattgaatccagtccacgtctcttatgtctcctgcattggcagacaggttctttaccactagtgccatgctaagtgaaataaacgagacacagaaggacaaattcCATTTGCAAACGTTAcctaaaataatcaaattcacagaaagaaaaagtcaaatagtGACTACCAGGGCCTGaggcaagggagagagagaggaagtggcTGCTCATTGGTGTTAATTTTCAGTTATGTGAGATTAATATGTTCTAGAGATCTGCTATATAATATTGTACCTATAGCTAACATTTTGTTATTATATACTTAAACATTTACTAAGAGGGTAGATCTTGTGTTTGTTCTtactaaaatgaaacaaaagttttGTGAAGAAAATGTTGTTGAGTGTACTTCTTGAATTAAATCAGAACCAAGACTGTGTCTATGTAAATTTAGGAAGAGCAatgagataatttaaaatatgtgtaaaacTTATATGCATAGTTCTATAAAAGTTCatcttaaaatgtcatttatcCTGATTAACATTATTTGGAGTCCTCATTCCTGGCTATGGCTATCTCTGTCTTTCACGGTCACTGCACCAGTGTGGGTCCCTCACCCTTTTCTGTCTCTTACCTGAGCTGAGAAAGCACAGGTCCTGCTGGGGATAGATGTTTACTCTTATTCCCCAtccattgttcagttgctcattgcTGGAGGTGCTCAGTCCACCGTGTTGTCTGTTATTCATAGATGGGCCCCCATTTGCCTCTCCCGCTCCGTAAGAAAAGCCAGAGGCACATTGACTACAGGAGCTAGAATCCAGTTGAAATGGGAAATGGGAAAATATCAAAACAGGGCAGAGGCTACTGATCTCTACTCAGGGGTAGAGATATGATAATGGTCTGGGCACTTAGACCCAGAGCCGAATCAGATGTAACTAGTTTCTTCTTGACATTTTGTGCCAACTGACCAAAGGCCACAAGTCATATCTGATAGTGACCACAGAACTGTTGGCACTTTCATTGCATATATTGGCAATCGGAAGTTTCTCTGTGGGTCTCCTGATGCCAGAGCCATTGCCTTGGAGACGTTGCACTGGGTTTAATTAAACAGCTGAATTGATTGTGGAAAATAGAGGCAAGTTATCAA is part of the Odocoileus virginianus isolate 20LAN1187 ecotype Illinois chromosome 5, Ovbor_1.2, whole genome shotgun sequence genome and encodes:
- the LOC110122609 gene encoding olfactory receptor 10K2-like gives rise to the protein MIISFLGFFYFSGIFLGTVFSLRLSPDDVSSMECVNETLVTEFVFLGFSSLAGLQPLLFAVFLLVYLFTLGTNAIIVSTIVLDRALRTPMYFFLAVLSCFETCYTFVIVPKMLVDLLAQKKAISFLGCAIQMFSFLFLGCSHSFLLAAMGYDRYVAICDPLRYTVLMGFGVCAGLVAAACACGFIVAQIITSLVFNLPFHSSNQLHHFFCDISPVLKVASYHTHFSQMVIIMLCALVLVIPLLLILVSYILIISAILQFPSTLGRYKAFSTCASHLIIVIVHYGCASFIYLRLKSYYSSSQDVLISVSYTILTPLFNPMIYSLRNKEFKSALQRVVGRTICLS